A stretch of Pyrenophora tritici-repentis strain M4 chromosome 7, whole genome shotgun sequence DNA encodes these proteins:
- a CDS encoding AAT multi-domain protein, translating to MLFVECMGTPYQIGHHHGTSASLQIHRTIEFYACLFLKNCKKRWPEVLEHAAVFEQTAREKWPRYHEEMRGVADGAGVGLLDIVAVNVRTEINFGLGLDGEGDGKEGGTTDGCTAMGWTTSERMWLGQNWDWMPDQQQNLVITKITQEDKPTILQVTEAGIIGKIGFNSAGVGTLFNAIKVIGVDPTRMPAHFGLRMALESSSVEDAVRQLEEFGMASSAHILLGDRTTCLGLEFTKSTFAHVRPDKRGRVIYTNHLLGEHPGETETDTVWLKDSLTRMETMGENVGKLDAKEEPSWEEISVLFEDEQNTPFSINRIATEESESETLFSIVMDLKSKKAVLRMGRPTEVEESINLEL from the exons ATGTTGTTCGTAGAATGCATGGGAACACCGTACCAA ATCGGCCACCACCACGGCACTTCCGCCTCTCTACAGATCCACCGCACAATCGAATTCTACGCCTGTCTCTTTTTGAAAAACTGTAAAAAGCGTTGGCCTGAAGTCCTCGAGCACGCTGCTGTATTTGAGCAAACCGCAAGAGAGAAATGGCCCAGGTATCATGAAGAGATGAGAGGCGTCGCCGATGGTGCGGGAGTGGGGTTATTAGATATTGTAGCGGTGAATGTGAGGACTGAGATAAATTTCGGTTTAGGTCTCGATGGGGAGGGGGATGGTAAGGAGGGGGGTACTACTGATGGGTGTACAGCAATGGGCTGGACGACGAGTGAGAGGATGTGGTTGGGTCAGAATTGGGAT TGGATGCCCGACCAACAACAAAACCTCGTCATAACAAAGATAACGCAAGAGGATAAACCCACTATCCTCCAAGTTACAGAAGCAGGCATCATCGGAAAAATCGGTTTCAACAGCGCAGGTGTCGGTACCCTCTTCAACGCCATTAAAGTCATCGGTGTAGACCCCACGCGCATGCCCGCGCACTTTGGTTTACGCATGGCGTTGGAAAGCAGCTCCGTGGAAGACGCAGTACGGCAGTTGGAGGAATTCGGTATGGCGTCTTCGGCGCATATACTGCTGGGTGATAGAACCACGTGTTTGGGGCTGGAATTTACAAAAAGTACGTTTGCTCATGTGCGGCCGGATAAGAGAGGGAGGGTGATATATACGAATCATCTCTTGGGTGAACACCCGGGAGAAACGGAAACGGATACGGTGTGGTTGAAAGATTCGTTGACGCGGATGGAGACTATGGGTGAGAATGTGGGGAAATTGGATGCAAAGGAGGAACCTAGTTGGGAGGAGATAAGTGTGTTGTTTGAGGATGAGCAGAATACGCCGTTTTCGATTAATAGGATTGCAACGGAGGAGAGCGAGAGTGAGACACTGTTCAGTATCGTCATGGATTTGAAGAGTAAGAAGGCTGTTCTGCGAATGGGGAGGCCGACAGAGGTGGAGGAAAGTATAAACTTGGAG
- a CDS encoding Adk, Adenylate kinase and related kinase — protein sequence METTQQLSGQRGFAIIFVLGAPGAGKGTLCTHLAQTYNLVHHSVGDGLRSWMRENRSAPLAVTIQDKLDNQGFLTSKELNPFICHAIKDAINRKPEQAGIMIDGFPRNIEQLDSWSFWPFADELPFSGGPNVDAKPDIVISLRVSKQNAKARYSARARDSNDNNEKFERRFAEYEVETLPVEDTYRQRGILIDVDVNGTKEENISEMKRKLSESELWQRIMVQGRTDTESQFLNL from the exons ATGGAGACAACACAGCAGCTCAGCGGTCAGCGCGGCTTCGCTATCATATTCGTACTCG GTGCACCCGGTGCGGGGAAAGGAACCCTCTGCACCCATTTAGCCCAGACCTACAACCTAGTACACCATTCCGTTGGAGATGGCTTACGCAGCTGGATGCGCGAGAATCGCAGCGCACCGCTCGCAGTCACGATCCAAGATAAGCTCGATAACCAAGGCTTCTTGACGTCGAAAGAATTGAATCCGTTCATCTGCCACGCCATTAAAGATGCAATCAATCGGAAGCCGGAACAGGCTGGTATCATGATTGACGGGTTTCCGAGAAACATCGAACAGCTAGATTCGTGGAGCTTCTGGCCATTTGCAGATGAATTACCGTTTTCTGGTGGACCCAACGTCGATGCGAAGCCGGATATCGTGATTTCCTTGCGCGTCAGCAAGCAGAATGCGAAAGCGAGGTATTCCGCGCGAGCTCGGGATAGTAACGATAACAATGAGAAGTTTGAGCGACGATTTGCAGAATACGAGGTGGAGACTTTGCCTGTCGAGGACACTTATCGTCAGCGTGGTATCTTGATCGAT GTCGATGTAAATGGTACTAAGGAGGAAAATATCAGcgagatgaagaggaaaTTGAGCGAAAGCGAGCTTTGGCAGAGGATCATGGTTCAAGGACGTACCGACACAGAGTCGCAATTCCTCAATCTATGA
- a CDS encoding Dimer-Tnp-hAT domain containing protein, which produces MAKRSRETLGAAVSQATTFESQFFESQTEEEGAAEGSQAGTAATTEASVDTEPDNGDNFDGINWDRLPRFMKPLTTGRRVKSWIFQHGYRVVELYDQNRVWFVCKYCHIHKVIDTGGSGVFDVSKATSSAAAHLGLQKRGHGFTKDGLKPRRTGQQLSLRQTLETGVAVSQEAANAMGNFNIQQFREVAVFCLLDNNLPMELLARPSFREMISLANPEAEAALWVSPRSVATYAMRLFQYMQPQIVCALSEAASKIHISFDGWTTKGGKRGFFGVVAHFANASGVIQDLPIALPHLAGSHTGDAIADTIKKTLQEYSIGSDKLGYFVLDNAANNDTAVSSLAHAYDFNAAHRRLRCGPHTLNLIGQAIIFGSNQEAYNNNNDEQLQTEEVYMQEWRQEGPLGVLIDVINHIKTPQQHEIFRSFQTAANAELPARERLHVLEPVKPVVTRWNSYYAAFKRATQLQAAYNSYAEHYINALSLEDRRACQRGNKLPEAPSWMRSTGLTAADWAVITEYQDCLEPLKLATEKLEGRGKAGKYGAIYETIPVFEYVLGALEARTRSYEQVDFNPPDAPEDHLFVNLRAAWSKANDYYNKLDRSPAYYAATCLHPYYKYYCENSWVDKPEWLTSANAGFLQLWQSYKPQRTRPLSQTTAKPRHRGIDDVIGALVRRNKAQVEAAHDDEYERWRTQEPEWTSEQYLSDGHPVKYWIQLRSKYPCLSQFAIDILTIPASSCDCERLFSELGDLLEPRRRALGSELLAALQLVRSWRRAGFDGLYNNGDDEDKWSDVKDEEIVQQYDIEGWSTTP; this is translated from the exons atggccaaacgctctcga gaaacccttggcgccgccgtaagccaggccacaacgtttgagtcgcaatttttcgagtcgcaaacagaggaggagggtgcggctgagggcagccaggctggtacagcagcaacaacagaggctagtgttgatacagagcctgataatggcgataactttgacggcattaactgggatcgcctccctcggttcatgaagcctcttacaactgggcggcgcgtcaagagttggatctttcaacatggatatcgcgttgttgagctctacgatcagaatcgagtgtggtttgtatgcaaatactgccacatccacaaggtcattgacactggcggcagtggagtttttgacgtatcaaaggccacctcctcagctgcagctcatcttggccttcagaaacgaggccatggctttacaaaagacggcctgaagcctcgaagaacagggcagcaactctctctacgacagacgctggagactggtgttgcagtctctcaagaggctgccaacgcgatgggcaacttcaacatccagcagtttcgtgaagttgcagtgttctgccttcttgataacaacttgccaatggagctacttgcaaggccgtcctttcgcgagatgattagccttgcaaacccagaggcagaggcagctttgtgggtaagtcctcgcagtgtagctacctacgcaatgcgcctcttccaatatatgcagccacagattgtctgcgctctgtcagaagctgcaagcaagatccacataagctttgatggttggacgacaaagggtggcaagcgtggattctttggagtcgttgcacactttgctaacgcctctggagtgatacaagatctccccatcgccctcccacatctcgcaggctctcatactggtgatgctatcgctgatacaattaaaaagacgctccaagaatacagtattgggagtgataaactcggctacttcgtcctcgacaatgctgcaaacaacgatactgcagtctcctcgctcgcccacgcgtacgacttcaacgctgctcaccgacgcctccgctgcggccctcacacgcttaaccttattggccaggcaattatctttggcagcaatcaagaggcgtacaacaacaacaacgacgagcagctccaaacagaggaggtgtacatgcaggagtggcgtcaagaagggcccttaggtgtacttatcgacgttatcaaccatataaaaacgcctcaacaacacgaaattttccgaagcttccaaaccgccgccaacgccgagttgccagctagagagcgcctccacgtacttgagcctgtgaagcctgttgttacacgctggaactcttactacgctgccttcaaacgcgcaactcaactccaggcagcatacaactcttacgctgagcactacattaacgcactctcccttgaagatcgccgcgcttgtcaacgtggcaataaactccctgaagcacctagttggatgagatcaacaggacttacagctgctgattgggcggtgataacagagtatcaggactgcctagagccgcttaagcttgctacggagaagcttgagggtcgcggaaaggcaggcaaatacggcgctatatatgagactattcctgtatttgaatacgtacttggcgcgctcgaagcccgtacgcgctcgtacgagcaagttgacttcaacccacctgatgcgcctgaagatcacctctttgttaacctccgcgccgcctggagtaaggccaacgattactacaacaagctcgatcgatcgccagcatactacgctgctacctgcctccatccatactacaaatactactgcgagaacagctgggtggataagccagaatggctaacatcagccaacgctggcttcctgcagctctggcagtcgtataagcctcaacgtacacgtcctctatctcaaacaactgcaaaaccaaggcatagaggaatagatgatgtgattggcgccctcgtacggcgcaacaaggctcaggtagaggctgcccacgacgatgagtacgagcgctggagaactcaagagccagagtggacaagcgaacagtatcttagcgatggccacccagtcaagtactggattcaattacgctcaaaatacccgtgtttaagccagtttgcgattgatatactcacgataccagcatctagttgcgactgcgagaggctctttagcgagcttggcgatttacttgagccgcgccggcgagctcttggcagcgagttacttgctgcccttcagcttgtacgttcgtggagacgagctggctttgacggcttgtacaacaacggtgatgatgaagataagtggagtgacgtcaaagatgaggagattgtacaacagtacgatatagaaggctggagtacaacaccataa
- a CDS encoding radical S-adenosyl methionine domain-containing protein 2 yields MVLLSLLAEVPAPLYILAIGLCTVYVYITFTKNAEPTADDAAVEEVTKSIIGHERDSKDLEVAISTIKIPAKSPKEVAPPLDPSQQPDAPVSVNYFPSRVCNYACKFCFHTAITSFMLDGEETKRGLKLLKEAGMRKLNIAGGEPFLHAKKISAMLKYCKEDLGVESISIVSNGSKITEQWMSENAKWLDILAISCDSFNPATNITIGRGEDGENVTRLREIAAWCRTYNVKFKLNTVVNKYNWNEDMVAEIQELAPFRWKVFQCLIVAGENESEERLRDARDFLVTDEQWRTFCDRHKHLPCYVPEDNNSMASSYLLLDEYMRFLDKGEGMIKQSESLLKVGVMKAMEQVVWDKKSFVERGGIYDWSREDGKQKESESACGTKLDLKALKW; encoded by the coding sequence ATGGTGCTTCTTTCGTTACTGGCGGAAGTGCCAGCACCTCTGTACATCCTCGCCATTGGGCTTTGTACAGTCTATGTCTACATTACTTTCACCAAGAATGCCGAACCAACGGCCGACGACGCAGCGGTTGAAGAAGTCACCAAATCAATTATTGGGCATGAAAGAGACTCAAAAGACCTGGAAGTGGCCATCTCAACAATCAAGATACCAGCGAAATCACCAAAGGAAGTAGCTCCACCACTGGATCCTTCCCAGCAACCAGACGCTCCTGTTTCAGTCAATTACTTCCCATCACGAGTGTGCAACTATGCGTGCAAGTTCTGCTTCCACACTGCAATCACCTCTTTCATGTTGGATGGGGAGGAAACAAAACGTGGTCTAAAACTGCTGAAAGAAGCCGGTATGCGCAAGCTCAATATTGCCGGAGGTGAACCATTTCTTCACGCGAAAAAGATCAGCGCCATGTTGAAATACTGCAAGGAAGACCTGGGAGTCGAAAGCATCAGCATTGTCAGCAATGGAAGCAAGATTACCGAGCAGTGGATGAGTGAAAATGCCAAATGGTTGGATATTCTTGCCATTTCGTGTGACTCATTCAACCCGGCTACAAACATCACAATCGGACGCGGCGAAGATGGAGAGAACGTGACACGACTGAGGGAAATCGCCGCGTGGTGCAGGACCTACAATGTCAAGTTCAAGCTCAACACTGTCGTCAACAAATACAACTGGAACGAAGACATGGTTGCCGAAATCCAAGAGCTAGCGCCATTCCGCTGGAAGGTTTTCCAATGTCTCATTGTCGCTGGCGAGAATGAGAGTGAAGAAAGGTTACGAGATGCAAGGGACTTCTTGGTGACTGACGAGCAATGGCGTACATTCTGCGATCGTCATAAGCACCTTCCCTGCTATGTTCCGGAAGATAACAACTCCATGGCTAGCAGCTACTTGTTGCTTGACGAGTACATGCGCTTCTTGGACAAGGGAGAGGGCATGATTAAACAGAGTGAGTCTCTTCTTAAGGTTGGCGTCATGAAGGCTATGGAGCAGGTGGTGTGGGATAAGAAGTCATTTGTTGAGCGCGGTGGAATCTACGACTGGAGCAGGGAGGATGGGAAGCAGAAGGAGAGTGAAAGCGCGTGTGGGACTAAGCTCGATTTGAAGGCGCTGAAATGGTAG
- a CDS encoding Dimer-Tnp-hAT domain containing protein, which translates to MPAKRTRVNALEIATTSKRPRVAARHRGTASQPVLVDTRPFSPSPPPPPLSPRQALVAAPQAPNFEATLRESRAEETIIPPPEGSEHATVAASGAASEAVDEGFVWVEDKYDGFNWSRYPKHCKPPTSLSNRASWVYSHGYRIALRSNVAKVTWICHYCYKHKFTTVGRGIHDVSQSPSAPARHLGEDKKGHGLKPPSKRTTVAPRKETLLERALQKGCSQAVANELTNFNIQEFRLAAVTWLVENNLPLLQFESSSFRNMIQLASVEAERALWASYNSVSRYVIRLYNYLLLKVVASLSESMSKVHISFDGWTTKGGKRGYLGIVAHYVDSSGELRDLPIALPQLTGAHTGEAMAEVVMAIFKQFEITVGKLGYFVLDNAHNNNTTINTLALQMGFSATERRLRCGPHTLNLIGQMLLWGEEKESYDNEETERVNEAENMATWRGDGPLGVLLAVINYIKTPQQYALFEKYQKLAIRDQPVNAPTEQHKIKEPVKPVVTRWNSYVSCFERAVELQLAVNGYANYHIQKIETEDAYARSRNNKLPAAPDWMRSDGINAHDWQVIAEYIDVLRPLKQATKRLEGRGKSGAFGAIAEVIPVFEYLLGVYEDRLQSYEDVIHDEHTESPEDHLAINLRAALVKAREYYNKLDLSPAYYAATILHPRYKSYLDAAWADKPDWLESSNRKFQHLWAEYKSLPKPRLRPKVRHNDIDDAINSFIEPAGLTENEEDEYEAWKRSEPIASEGVDPIKYWVGLRDRYPSLSKFAIDMLSIPGSSCECERLFSELGDLLEPRRRSISPQLLAAIQCDRRWIRAGFGSGEVPVKEAISDEEMDAKYGVHKWDIS; encoded by the coding sequence atgccagcaaaaagaacacgcgttaatgctctagaaatcgcgacaacttcgaagcgccctagagtcgcagcgcgtcatcgcgggactgccagccaacctgtgctagtcgatactcggccattctcaccatctccacctcctccaccgctgtcgccgcgtcaagctctcgtcgccgcgccacaagcaccaaattttgaagcgaccctccgagagtcgcgcgccgaagagacaatcatcccaccacctgagggcagcgagcatgccactgttgcagcttcaggagcagctagcgaggctgtcgacgagggtttcgtatgggtagaggacaaatacgacggctttaattggagtcgctacccaaagcactgcaagccgcccacatcactttcgaaccgagcaagctgggtatacagccatggctatcgcatcgccttgcgcagcaacgtcgcaaaagtcacgtggatctgccactattgctataagcacaagttcactactgttggccgtggcatacatgacgtctcgcagtctccatcagcgccagcacgtcatctcggagaagacaagaaaggtcatggcttgaagcctccaagtaagcgcactaccgtcgctcctcggaaagaaactctcctcgaacgcgcccttcagaagggctgctctcaggctgttgccaacgagcttaccaacttcaatatacaagagtttaggcttgcggccgttacctggctcgtcgaaaacaacctcccactcttacaattcgaatcatcgtcttttcgcaatatgatacaattagctagcgtagaggcagaacgagccctgtgggcatcttataacagcgtctcacgatacgttatacgcctgtacaactacctgttactaaaggttgtcgcaagcctttcagaatcaatgagcaaagtccatataagctttgacggatggacgacaaaaggtggcaagcgcggttacttaggtatcgtcgcccactacgttgatagctctggcgagctcagggacttgcctattgcgctcccacaactgacaggtgcccacaccggcgaggctatggctgaggtcgtgatggcaatattcaagcagttcgaaatcactgtgggcaagctcggttacttcgtcctcgacaacgcacataacaacaacaccacgatcaacactctcgccttgcagatgggcttcagcgctaccgagcgtcgccttcgctgcggtcctcatacgcttaatctcattggccagatgctactctggggtgaggagaaagagtcctacgacaacgaggagactgagcgcgtgaacgaagctgagaacatggctacttggcgaggcgatggaccattgggagtgcttctcgcggttatcaactacatcaaaacaccacaacagtacgctctttttgagaagtatcagaagctcgctattagggaccagcctgtcaacgcgccaacagaacagcacaaaatcaaggagcccgtcaagccagttgttactcgctggaactcttacgtttcgtgttttgagcgcgctgttgagttgcaattagcggttaatgggtacgccaactaccatattcagaagattgaaactgaagacgcgtacgcccgaagtcgtaacaacaagctgcctgcagcgccggattggatgaggtctgatgggatcaatgcccatgactggcaggtgattgctgagtatattgatgtgctcaggccactgaaacaagctacaaaacggcttgaaggccgcggcaaaagcggtgcttttggagcaatcgctgaggttattccagtatttgaatacttacttggagtctatgaggaccgcttgcaaagctatgaagacgtcattcacgatgagcatacagagtcacccgaagaccaccttgctatcaacctccgcgctgccctagttaaagcccgcgagtactacaacaagctcgacctctcgccagcttactatgctgctacaatccttcatcctcgctacaaaagctaccttgacgcagcgtgggcggataagcctgattggctagagagcagcaaccgcaagtttcaacatttgtgggcggagtacaaaagcttaccgaagccgcgcttacgccccaaagtcaggcacaatgatatagacgacgctatcaacagctttattgagcctgcagggcttacggagaacgaggaggatgaatatgaggcttggaaacgcagcgaaccgatcgctagcgagggcgtcgaccctataaaatactgggtaggactccgcgatcgctaccccagccttagcaaatttgctatcgacatgctatcaatcccaggctcaagctgtgagtgtgagcgcttattcagcgagctgggtgacctcctcgagccccgtcggcgcagcatttctccgcaacttctagcagcaatacagtgcgatcgacgatggataagagctggatttggcagtggtgaggtgcctgtaaaggaggctatcagcgatgaggagatggacgcgaaatacggtgtacataagtgggatattagctga
- a CDS encoding CypX, Cytochrome P450, with the protein MPSPLLLASGFLALCIAYIFANIIRQLLLPNTKEPPVVFHWLPWLGSAITYGKDPYKFLFAAREKHGDVFTFVLLGRNVTVHLGVAGNDFVFNGKETHVNAEEIYGPLCNPVFGEGVVYDCPNSKLMEQKKFVKFGLTTDALKAHVQLIEQEVVDYIKASREFKGQSGTINVPPVMAQITIFTAAIALQGPEVRSKLTNEFASLYHDLDGGFSPINFVLPRAPFPHNIKRDRAQLKMRKIYETIIAERRAGKIPPTTDMISHLMQCSYKDGRPVPDSEIANMMITILMAGQHNSSNIASWIMLHLANKPQLCEELYQEQLDQLADEHGNLPKLDLQTLEKLKLHSNVVKETLRMHNSIHSIMRLVKQPLPVPNTSWTIPPGHALLASPGISANSEEYFYNPDKWNPHRWDDRVIEEDDESEMVDYGYGRMSRGTKSAYLPFGGGRHRCIGEKFAYLNLEVITAIMVRNFCFKNLDGREGVPGTDYSTMFSRPLEPAEIVWQRR; encoded by the coding sequence ATGCCCTCTCCCCTTCTCCTCGCATCCGGTTTCCTCGCCCTCTGCATCGCCTACATCTTCGCCAACATCATCCGCCAGCTGCTTCTTCCAAACACCAAAGAACCACCCGTCGTCTTCCACTGGCTTCCCTGGCTTGGGAGCGCCATCACCTACGGCAAAGACCCCTATAAGTTTCTGTTCGCCGCCAGAGAGAAGCATGGAGATGTCTTCACCTTTGTCCTGCTAGGCCGCAACGTCACCGTTCACTTGGGCGTTGCCGGAAACGATTTTGTCTTCAACGGCAAAGAGACACATGTCAATGCCGAGGAAATCTACGGTCCCCTATGTAACCCCGTCTTCGGCGAGGGCGTCGTGTACGACTGTCCCAATTCCAAGCTCATGGAACAGAAAAAATTCGTCAAGTTTGGTCTGACAACCGACGCTCTCAAGGCACATGTGCAACTGATTGAGCAAGAGGTCGTAGACTACATCAAAGCCTCCCGAGAGTTCAAGGGACAATCAGGCACCATCAATGTGCCCCCCGTCATGGCTCAAATCACCATCTTCACCGCCGCCATCGCCTTACAAGGGCCTGAAGTGCGCAGCAAGCTCACAAACGAGTTTGCAAGCCTATACCACGATCTCGACGGCGGTTTTAGTCCCATCAATTTTGTTCTCCCTCGCGCGCCCTTCCCCCACAACATCAAGAGAGATCGGGCCCAGCTAAAGATGCGCAAGATTTACGAGACCATCATCGCAGAACGCCGCGCTGGCAAGATCCCTCCCACCACCGACATGATCAGTCATCTCATGCAGTGCTCGTATAAAGACGGCCGTCCTGTGCCAGACTCGGAAATCGCAAACATGATGATTACCATTCTAATGGCGGGCCAGCACAACTCCTCCAACATTGCGTCTTGGATCATGTTGCACCTTGCCAACAAGCCGCAACTCTGCGAAGAGCTATACCAGGAACAGCTTGATCAACTGGCTGATGAGCATGGCAACTTGCCCAAGCTCGACCTGCAGACCTTGGAGAAGCTCAAGCTGCATTCTAATGTCGTCAAAGAGACGCTTCGCATGCACAACTCCATTCACTCTATCATGCGCCTTGTCAAACAGCCACTCCCCGTCCCCAATACGTCGTGGACCATACCGCCTGGCCATGCCCTTCTCGCTTCACCTGGTATCTCAGCAAACAGCGAAGAATACTTCTATAACCCGGATAAGTGGAATCCACATCGCTGGGACGACCGCGTcatcgaagaagacgatgAGAGCGAGATGGTGGACTACGGCTATGGACGCATGTCCAGGGGTACAAAGAGCGCCTACCTCCCGTTCGGTGGAGGTCGCCATCGCTGCATTGGCGAAAAGTTTGCTTACCTCAACTTGGAAGTCATCACGGCGATTATGGTGCGAAACTTTTGCTTTAAGAATCTCGATGGTAGGGAGGGTGTTCCAGGCACCGATTACAGCACCATGTTTTCGCGTCCGCTAGAGCCTGCCGAGATTGTTTGGCAGAGGCGATGA
- a CDS encoding TT-ORF1 multi-domain protein, with the protein MTKFHFLIASEISPGHHTGYRITSASASDSTTPPVPNPDTPLYTTHRVHSKSPCTKKPFTFTFRTESGSNVIRRSVESCSGHRRIVVESAMNKAVEDLLSKSRDARKSFQLSWHYKAYLTGSNKLNEQKKRVGVTFEIKDGMRYCWDVYEYVVDECDENEAEDPWWRDKEVGKGKGVEVDEEETEDEMMDEEETEDEMVDKEKSREKKDEAGPKIKKEDETDEETENEKIDNRFQDLDLAESTVDVSDEEL; encoded by the coding sequence ATGACAAAATTTCACTTTCTCATAGCCTCAGAAATCTCCCCCGGCCACCACACCGGCTACAGGATCACTTCCGCCTCAGCCTCCGACTCTACAACACCCCCCGTACCCAACCCAGACACTCCACTCTACACCACACACAGAGTGCACAGCAAAAGCCCTTGTACCAAAAAGCCCTTCACCTTCACATTCCGCACCGAGAGCGGCTCCAACGTCATCCGCAGAAGTGTGGAGAGTTGCAGCGGTCATCGTCGTATCGTCGTAGAGAGCGCTATGAACAAAGCAGTAGAAGATCTTCTTTCAAAGTCAAGAGATGCTAGGAAGTCTTTCCAGTTAAGCTGGCATTACAAGGCTTATCTTACTGGGAGTAATAAGTTGAATgagcagaagaagagggTGGGGGTGACGTTTGAGATCAAGGATGGGATGAGGTATTGTTGGGATGTTTATGAGTATGTTGTTGATGAGTGTGATGAAAATGAGGCGGAGGATCCGTGGTGGCGAGATAAAGAGGTGGGGAAGGGGAAGGGGGTGGAGGTAGACGAGGAGGAAACAGAAGACGAAATGATGGACGAGGAGGAAACAGAAGATGAAATGGTGGACAAAGAGAAGTCGAGGGAGAAGAAAGACGAGGCGGGGCCGAAGATAAAGAAGGAAGACGAGACGGATGAGGAGACAGAGAACGAGAAGATTGATAACAGATTCCAAGATTTGGATTTAGCAGAAAGCACCGTAGATGTCAGCGACGAAGAGCTCTAG